The Neisseria subflava genomic interval TTGCCTGAATTTGAAGCCGGCGTAGTCGGCATGAAGGCAGGCGAAAGCAAAGACGTTACCGTCAATTTCCCTGAAGACTACCACGGTAAAGACGTTGCCGGTAAATCCGCTGTCTTCACCATCACATTGAACAACGTATCCGAACCCACCCTGCCCGAAGTTGATGCCGACTTCGCCAAAGCATTGGGTATCGCCGACGGCGACGTTGCTAAAATGCGGGAAGAAGTGAAGAAAAACGTAGGCCGCGAAGTTGAGCGCCGCGTAAACGAACAAACCAAAGAATCTGTAATGAACGCGCTGCTCAAAGCCGTAGAGCTGAAAGCGCCTGTTGCTTTGGTAAATGAAGAAGCCGCCCGCTTGGCAAACGAAATGAAACAAAACTTCGTCAACCAAGGCATGGCTGACGCTGCCAACTTGGATCTTCCTTTGGATATGTTCCAAGAACAAGCAGAACGCCGCGTTTCTTTGGGTCTGATTTTGGCTAAATTGGTTGAAGAAAACAAACTTGAGCCAACTGAAGACCAAATCAAAGCCGTTGTTGCTAACTTCGCTGAAAGCTACGAAGACCCTCAAGAAGTTATCGACTGGTACTACGCAGAGCCTTCCCGCCTGCAAGGTCCGACTTCTTTGGCAGTAGAAAGCAACGTTGTTGATTTCGTTTTGGGCAAAGCTAAAGTAACTGAAAAAGCGCTGTCTTTTGACGAAGTAATGGGCGCACAAGCTTAATCGCTCTAAGGCCGTCTGAAACAGACAATCAAAAGCACCGAAGCGCTTTAAATGCTTTGGTGCTTTTCCATCATTAACAGGAGACAAAAATGTCCTTCGATCTCAATAATTACCTTGTCCCTACCGTTATCGAACAAAGCGGTCGCGGCGAGCGCGCATTCGACATCTACTCACGCCTTTTGAAAGAGCGCATCGTTTTCTTGGTTGGCCCGGTGACGGACGAATCTGCCAACTTGGTTGTTGCGCAATTGCTGTTCTTGGAAAGTGAAAACCCTGATAAAGATATCTTCTTCTATATCAACTCTCCGGGCGGTTCGGTTACTGCAGGTATGTCGATTTACGACACCATGAACTTCATCAAGCCTCATGTTTCTACCTTATGCTTGGGCCAAGCGGCAAGTATGGGCGCATTCCTGTTGTCCGCAGGTGAAAAAGGCAAACGCTTTGCCCTGCCAAACAGCCGTATCATGATTCACCAACCGCTCATCAGCGGCGGTTTGGCCGGTCAGGCTTCCGATATTGAAATTCACGCTAAAGAGCTGCTGAAAATCAAAGAGAAACTGAATCGCTTACTCGCCAAACATTGTGACCGCGATTTGGCCGACTTGGAGCGCGATACCGACCGCGACAATTATATGTCTGCCGATGAAGCTAAAGAATATGGTTTGATTGACCAAGTTTTGGAAAACCGCGCCTCTCTGCAAGCCTAATCTTTATCGGTTTTAAATCAAAAGGCCGTCTGAAAAATATATATTCAGACGGCCTTTCTTCAATCTTACTTCGTATTTTCTTTGTTATTCACTTGAACCGGATACAACAAAATCAAAGGATTGGCTTTCACTTGACTCCAGAAGCTTTTCAGCAAATTGTGCATACTGCCCAAACGCGTACCGCGAGAACGAAGCGCAACAGCCAAAGCCAAAGAAAAACTGACCACCAGATTCACCATGCCGATTGCCATTACACTTGCCAAGCCAAGCATAAAAGTGAATATATCTGCATGACCGCTAATCGCGGCATAACCCAAATTTGCCGAAGAAAACGCCACATGCCGAATATCCAGCGGCAAACCGAAAAGATGGCCAAAATAGCCGGTCGTCCCCAAAAGCATACCGAAAATAAAATTACCCATAAGCGAGCCGTAATGCTTATGAATATAAGCGGCCAAACGGCGGCGCGGCTGCGGGCGCATGATTTTTCGTAAAAACGGATTAAACGGCAGGCGCTGACGCAGGTTCAGATAATCGGAACGGTTGTCAAAGAAGCCGGCAATAATCCCCGAACAAAATAGCCATACACCGGCAATAGCAGCATACCACAAGGTAGGCTGAGTAAAAATCTCAATAGATTTAAGCTGGTAGGCTGTAACCGCCTCGTTCAACAAGGGCTGCCCATGCGTGTAGGCATAACCCCAAGCGATCCCAGCCGCCAACAATACGGCAATCGATACATTGCCAAACACAGCAACACTTTGCGAACGACACACGTCAATCAGCAGTTTTGCCAATTTATTGTCCACCGCTTTACTGCCTTCATTTGAGTCCACCTGCTCGGCAAAGCTCGCCGCTGTCATGGCAGGCTGCTTAGTCGCAACGGTGCAGTGCAGCATATGAATCAGCATAAAGCCTAAGCCATAGTTAAGTCCGGCAAGGAATGAAGTAGTAAACTCGCCGAACCCCAAAGACGCAATATGGATTTTATTCAATGCCATCAAAGCAATAATTACGCCGCCACCTGCTGCAGAATAAAACATTTTGAAATATTCGCTACGGTTGCGCGTAATGTAATGCTCACCATGATGACTTTTGTTTTCCGTAATACTGCGCGCCAGCATTCGGATACTGCTTTTACGCAAGTGGCTGGTACTGTATTGCTCTACCGCCGCGTAAATCATCGCATTCATCAGATTGATGGTTAAGCGGGTGCGGCTGCCGGTTTCAATTTGAATATTGGTCAGCAGTTTCAGACGGTCTAGGGTTTGCTGCAGACGCTCCAGCAAGTGGGCCACTTTCACTGACGAACCAGACCCCGCCCCTGTACCACGACGACGCAGATACTCAATTTGCTTGTTGCACTGGTCAAACATGACCTCCAAGTGCGCCGTATCGTAAGTTTCTTCACTGTGGCGATAGTGTTCTACCAATTTTGCAATTTCACGTTGCAAAGCAACAAATGCCGAATCCGCCTCCAACAAACGGGGAGCAATCCGTATTAAATCCGGCTCAATCGCTTCGGAAGCAATCCAAATAGACAGCATTTCTACCGCTCGCAAACGGGCATCCGCCAACTGTCGGCTGGCCGTCTGAAGCAAAGCAGGATCCGCTTTACCCTGCAACAATTCATACATGCTCAACCATTGACGCAAACTCAGGGTTTGCAACCATTTATCATCGTTTTTCGAATGAAAAAGATATAAAAATACTTCGCGCAGATTGGAAAAATCTTTATAAGACGGGCTGAAACGCTCGTAAATCCGTATGCCCATCTCCCGAGTAAAACTATGGCGCGAGAAAATACCCAGCTTAATCAGCGCAGGATAGATGTGAACTTTGGACAACCAGGCATAGAAGCGCAGGCTGAATTGACGGCATAAAGCATCGTCTTGTTTTAAAGTAGATAAAATCAAATCGAAACGTTCGGAGGCCTGTTTTTTGCCTCCTCGGCGCAAAAATTTGATTAATGCATTGAGAATAAGAACAAAGTCGGTATCATTTAAGCGCTCCGACAAAATAATGTGAAGATTTTGATTAGTCAGTTTTTGCATTGTAGTATATTACATAAAATGAGATATTTAGCAAGAACCTCGACAAACAGGTCGGATTATATCGCATTCTTTATCAACCGATGGCACAAGATTTTCGATTAATATTCTCTAAAATTCAATGAATAATCAAATTAGATAACAAATATATGATGTGAATCAATAACTAGGAAAGGCCGTCTGAATTCTTTCAGACGGCCTTTTACAACAACATACTACATTGTTTTAATTTTATGCAAACAAGAGCTTACCACCCTCTTCTTTAACATGGATTGTGCTATCAGGTGCATATTTGCCTTCAAGCAATGCTTTTGCCAACGGGTTTTCGATTTCTGACTGAATGGCGCGTTTGAGCGGACGGGCACCATACACAGGGTCGAAACCAGCTTTAGCAATCAGATCCAAGGCAGCATCATCGACTTTTAGATGCAGATGTTGTGCTTCCAAACGTTTTTCCAAACCTTTAAGCTGGATTTTCGCAATGCTGCGGATATTGGCTTGATCCAAACCGTGGAACACGACTACTTCATCAATACGGTTGATCATTTCAGGACGGAAATGTTCTTTCACATCCTCCATTACAACTTCTTTCACTGCTTCGTAGTCTTGAGTACCCATTTGTTGGATATGTTGGCTACCGATATTGGAAGTCATCACGATAACAGTATTTTTGAAGTCAACAGTTCGACCTTGTCCATCGGTCAAACGGCCGTCATCCAATACTTGCAGCAAGATGTTGAATACGTCCGGATGGGCTTTTTCCACTTCATCCAAAAGAATCACGCTGTATGGTTTGCGGCGGACTTGCTCAGTCAGGTAGCCGCCTTCTTCGTAGCCGACATAGCCGGGAGGCGCACCGATTAAGCGGGCAACAGCATGTTTTTCCATGTATTCAGACATATCGATACGAATCAGATGATCTTCGCTGTCAAACAGGAAGCCTGCCAATGCCTTACACAATTCGGTCTTACCCACACCGGTCGGGCCTAAGAACAAGAAGCTGCCATAAGGTTTATTCGGATCGGCCAAACCGGAACGGCTGCGGCGGATAGCGTCAGACACGGCACGCACGGCTTCGTCTTGACCGACCACGCGGCGATGCAATACTTCTTCCATCTTCAGCAGCTTGTCGCGTTCACCTTCCATCATTTTTGACACGGGGATGCCGGTCATGCGGGAAACGATTTCGGCTACTTCATCTGCGCCGACTTCGGTACGGAAAAGTTTGTTTTGTTTTTTGCCGTCGGAGTTGCTTTCCGCTGCCTGCAACTGTGCACCCAATTTCGGTAACTCGCCGTATTCGAGTTCGGACGCGCGGGCAAAATCGCCTTGGCGTTTGGCCTGCTCGATTTTGACTTTGATGTCGTCCATCTGTTTCTTGATGTCGGCAGTGCTGGATGATGCCGCTTTTTCGGCTTTCCAGATTTCATCCAAATCAGCGTATTCTTTTTGCAGTCCGTCGATTTCTTCGTCTATCAATTCCAGACGTTTTTTGCTGGCATCATCGGTTTCTTTGGCAACGTGCATTTTTTCCATTTTGAGCTGAATAATGCGACGGTCAAGTTTATCCATTTGCTCAGGTTTGCTGTCCAGCTCCATTTTGATACGGCTGGCTGCTTCGTCAATCAAATCAATCGCTTTATCAGGCAGAAAGCGGTCGGTAATATAACGGTCGCTCAATTCCGCTGCGGCAACGATAGCAGGGTCAGTAATATCGATGCCGTGGTGGATTTCATAACGCTCTTGCAAACCGCGCAGAATAGCAATGGTATCTTCCACACTTGGCTCGCCAACCAATACTTTTTGGAAACGGCGTTCGAGTGCCGCATCTTTTTCGATGTACTGACGGTATTCGTCCAAGGTGGTTGCGCCGATGCAGTGCAGTTCGCCGCGCGCCAAAGCCGGTTTCAACATATTACCCGCATCCATTGCGCCATCGGTTTTACCTGCACCAACCAAAGTATGGATTTCGTCGATGAAAATCAGAGTGTTGCCATCGTCTTTAGCCAAGTCGTTCAACACGCCTTTCAAGCGTTCTTCAAATTCGCCACGGTATTTCGCACCGGCAATCAAAGCTGCCAAGTCCAGAACCAAAAGGCGTTTGTTACGCAGGGATTCAGGTACTTCGCCGTTAACAATACGTTGCGCCAAGCCTTCAACAATAGCGGTTTTACCCACACCTGGCTCACCAATCAGCACAGGGTTGTTTTTGGTTCGGCGTTGCAATACCTGAATCGCACGACGAATTTCATCATCACGACCGATAACAGGATCGAGCTTGCCGTCTCGGGCGCGTTGAGTCAGATCAAGTGTGTACTTTTTCAAAGCATCGCGTTGGTCTTCAGCATTCGCATCATTCACGTTTTGTCCTCCTCGTACCGCATCAATCGCGGCATTGATATTTTGTTCGGTTGCACCAGCCTCTTTCAAAATTTTGCCGGTCGCATCATTCTGCTGAACCAAAGCCAGCAGGAAAAGTTCGCTGGCGATATAGGCATCGCCGCGTTTGGTTGCAGCCTTGTCCATCAAGTTCAATACAGCTTGCAGCTCACGGCTAGGCATAATATCGCCGCCTTGACCGGATACTTTTGGCAAGCTGCTCAAATGTTGCTGCAAACGTTGTTTTACTTGAGGCACATTCACGCCTGCATGAGCCAGTAACGCAGCAGCACCACTGTTTTGATCGTCAAGCAACGCTTTTAAGATAAAGCCGGCCTCAAGGTAGCTGCTGTCCGCAGCCAAAGCCAAACTTTGACCTTCTTGCAGAGCTTGCTGGAATTTAGCAGTCAATTTATCAAATCTCATTTTACGTTCCTCTTCAAATATATTCTGTTAGAGCCTATATAAGCGCAAATGTGGATAACTCAATAGCTATTTACTCCATTAATCAAAAATTTTTACTATATTATTGTTTTATAAAGTTTTATTTTTATAATTTTATGTGCATAACTTTTATTATCCAGTTACCCTTTACTCAAAAGGCCGTCTGAAAAATCAAGAATAATCAGGTATAATCGGCACCATATTTATTTTCAGACGGCCTTTGTGCCGAAGGATACTTTCATGAGCAAAAAACGAGTTTTAACAGGCGTTACCACAACAGGTATTCCACACTTGGGCAACTATGTCGGTGCCATCCGCCCGGCTATCCGCGCAGCGCAAGATTCCAATACCGAATCATTCCTCTTTTTGGCCGACTATCACGGTATCATCAAATGTCATGAGCCGGAAATGATTCATCAATCTACTCAAGCTGTTGCCGCCACATGGCTCGCCTGCGGACTCAATCCGGAACAGACTACTTTCTACCGTCAAAGCGACATTCCCGAAGTGATGGAGTTGAACTGGATTCTGACCTGTATCACCGCAAAAGGCCTGATGAACCGTGCCCATGCTTATAAAGCCGCAGTACAGGCAAATACTGAAAACGGTCAGGAAGATCCGGATCACGGCGTGGAAATGGGTCTATACAGCTACCCTATCCTCATGACTGCCGACATTCTTATGTTCAACGCCCATGAAGTTCCAGTCGGTCGCGACCAAATCCAACACGTTGAAATGGCACGCGATATTGCCGGCCGCTTCAATCACCGCTTCCAAGAACTCTTCACCCTGCCTGAAGTAAAAATCGACGAAAATGTCGAACTCTTGGTCGGCTTGGACGGACGCAAAATGTCCAAGTCCTACGGCAATACCATTCCGCTTTGGGAAAACGACAAGAAAACCCAAAAATCGGTTAACAAAATCATCACCAATATGAAAGAGCCCGGCGAACCGAAACAGCCTGATGAAAGTCCTCTGTTTGAAATCTACAAAGCCTTCTCCACGCCGTCTGAAACTGCCGAGTTCACGCAAATGCTGGCCAAAGGCCTTGCTTGGGGTGAGGCTAAGAAACTCTTGGGCGCAAAAATCAATGCCGAGCTCGCAGAACCCCGCGAGCGTTACAATGAATTGACAGCCAAACCCTCTCGAATTGAAGACATTTTGCAGGCCGGCGCACAAAAAGCGCGTAAAGAAGCACGCGAATTGTTGGATAAAGTACGCGACGCGGTAGGTATTCGTCCGTTGAAATAATAGCAAGGCCGTCTGAAAATTTCAGACGGCCATAATATCGTTTATTATTTGAAATATAATCGTTTTTCTAGGGTTTCTCATATGAAAAAAACCTTTCCCCTTATCTTGCTCAGCCTTTCATTGGCTGCCTGCGGCGGTAAATCTGAAGATAATGCAGCCAATGATGCTGCTTCAGGCAAAGCGCCAAAGCCTACCTTCAAAGTTAAATATATCGATGAACAAGCCATAGCCGGTTTGGATTTGGGTACAGCTCAAGAAGGCGAAACCAAAGAAGGTAAAAAACAACGCACCTATCCGATTAACGGCATAGAGGGTGGCGTCATCAATCTGATTGGCAAGCACCCTACCGACTTAGAAGTCATCAGCGGCCAATGCATGGAAAAAAATGAAAAAGGCGTTTCAGCCGGCTGGTCAGCCAACGGAGTCTGCCACACTACCTTTGCAAAAATGGTGGATAATATTGCCCAAGACGGCAGCAAACTGACCGACTATCTGATTTCACACGCTGCTTTGCAACCTTATACCGAAGGTAAAAGCGGTTATGCCGCCGTACAAAACGGCCGCTATATTTTAGAAATTGACAGCGAAGGCATGTTCTATTTCCGCCGCCGTCATTACTAAACTCCTGACCATCCTATTTTCCCCCTGACACAAGGACTGAATCATGGCCCAAGTTACTTTCCAAGGCTCACCTATTTCTACAAACGGCAATTTGCCCGCTATCGGCCAAGTTGCACCTGATTTCACATTGGTAGCAGCAGACCTATCTGAGAAATCATTGGCTGACTTTGCAGGCAAACGCAAAGTGCTGAATATTTTCCCTAGTATTGACACCGGCGTATGCGCCCAGTCCGTCCGCACTTTCAACAAACATGCCTCGTCTTTGGACAATACCGTCGTTTTGTGCATTTCTGCCGATTTACCGTTTGCACAAGCCCGTTTCTGCGGCGCAGAAGGTTTGGAAAATGTAGTGACACTTTCTACATTCCGCAGCAGCTTTTCTAACGATTACGGTGTTACACTGACAGAAAGCCCATTACGCGGCCTGACTGCCCGCGCAGTGGTGGTTTTGAACGAGCAAAACCAAGTTCTCCACGCTGAGTTGGTTTCTGAAATTGCGAACGAGCCTGACTACGAAGCTGCTTTGGCTGTTTTGTAATTGACTCAATAAAATCAGGCCGTCTGAAGCTTTTCAGACGGCCTTTTGCTTATCTTCAAAATAAGAACGGTAGCTTAAAAGCTACCGTTTTCTGTTTCAAGCCTTATACAGATTTATCTGTTTTGTCTGCTTCTACTGACTCAGTATTCTGAACCTCATTTTGCTCAACAGGTTCAACAGCTTCAGCAACAGGCGCTTCAGGCTCTTCTACTTTGTCATCGCGGACATTGTGGCTGTAATCTTTAGGCGGACTAGGCTGTTTACCGGCCATAATTTCCAAAACTTGGTCTCGATCGATGGTTTCCCAATCCATCAGTGCCTTGCACATGGTTTCCATCTTATCGCGATTTTCATCCAAGATTTTGTAAGCCACTTGGTATTGCTCATCCAAAATACGGCGGATTTCCGCATCGATATCTTGTTGGGTTTTCTCGGAAATGTTTTGAGAACGGGTTACGCTGCGACCCAAGAATACCTCACCTTCGTTCTCAGCATAAACCATCACCCCCATTTTGTCGCTCATACCATAACGCGTTACCATCTCGCGTGCCATTTGAGTTGCACGCTCAAAGTCGTTAGATGCGCCGGTAGAAATACGGCCGACAAAAATATCTTCAGCAATACGGCCACCAAACAAGATTGAGAGCTGGCTCAGCATTTGGTCTTTGTACATACTGATGCGGTCACGTTCAGGCAGCTGCCAAGTCAAACCCAATGCACGACCACGAGGCATAATTGTTACTTTGTGAACCGGATCGGTAAACGGCAGGCTTTCCGCTACGATTGCATGACCGGCCTCATGATAGGCTGTCGCACATTTTTCATCTTCGTGCATTACCATGCTGCGACGTTCCGGACCCATGTAGATTTTGTCTTTCGCATCTTCAAAATCGCTTTGATCGACTTTAACTTTATTGCGACGGCCGGCAAACAAAGCTGCTTCATTGACCAAGTTTGCCAAATCCGCACCTGAAAAACCAGGTGTGCCGCGTGCTAAAGAAGTCAAATCTACGGATGCATCCAAAGGTACTTTTTTAGCGTGTACTTTCAAGATTTGCTCACGGCCACGGATATCGGGCAATGGAACAACGACTTGACGGTCAAAACGGCCCGGACGCTGCAACGCAGGGTCAAGTACATCAGGACGGTTGGTTGCTGCGATCACAATAACGGTTTGGTTGCTTTCAAAACCATCCATTTCAACCAACAATTGGTTCAATGTTTGCTCACGCTCATCATTGCCACCGCCCAAACCGGCACCACGCTGACGGCCGACAGCATCAATTTCATCAATAAAGATGATACATGGCGCATTTTTCTTAGCCTGCTCGAACATATCGCGGACACGGCTCGCACCGACACCGACAAACATTTCTACGAAGTCAGAACCTGAAATACTGAAGAATGGCACACCGGCCTCACCAGCAATCGCTTTGGCCAGCAATGTTTTACCCGTACCAGGGCTACCGGCCAACAAAATACCGCGAGGTACTCGACCGCCCAGACTTTGATAACGATTAGGCGATTTCAGGTAATCTACGATTTCTTGTACTTCTTCTTTTGCCTCATCACAACCTGCAACATCGGCAAAAGTAACTTTATTGGAATCTTTGTCCAACAAACGTGCACGGCTTTTACCAAAAGAGAATGCACTGCCTTTACCGCCACCGCCGCTTTGCATGCGCATGAAGTAGAACCATGCACCGATCAACAACAAAACAGGCAGCAGGCTGTAAAACAGACTGGCCAGCATGCTTGGTTTTTCTTCCGGAGTCACTTTGACGCGTACTTTGTTGTCCAACAGTGTTTTAACCAAGTTGTCATCCAAAGGCGCATTGGTATAGAAGGCAGTTTTATCGGTGCGCTCACCTTTAATCAGATAGCCGCTGACAACAGATCCTTCAATATTGACATTGGATACTTCGCCACTATTAACTTGCTGAATAAATTGAGAATATTCGATTTGCTGTTTATCTTCCTGCTTATCGCTGAGCGCATTGAATGCTGCTAAAAGCATAGCACCACCCACTACCCAGACTAATATGTTTTTAATGGTATTCCCCACTGAACAGGCTCCATGGTTACAAAATAAATAAAATCAAGGGAAAGAATTTTAAAGCACCCACCCTACATTGTCAGCGTTTATTTTTACCTAATAGGTAAATCTCACTGGAACGATTGCGGGAAGCATCCGGCTTTCGAGTTTGTACACTGGCAAAAAATTCGCGCATAGCCGCCGTATACTCCTGATAACCCGCACCTTGAAACACCTTCACTAAAAAACTGCCTCCGGTTTTCAAATGTTGGGAGGCAAAATCTAAAGCCAGTTCACACAAATAAAAACTGCGTGCCTGGTCGGTTACGGCATTGCCTGACATATTGGGTGCCATATCACAGATTACAAGGTCTAACGGACGATTATCCAATAAGGCTTCAAACTGCTCCAAAACAGCATCTTCCCTAAAGTCACCCTGAATAAATGACACGCCTTCAATAGCATCCATCGGCAAAATATCCAAAGCAAACACTGCCCCTGTTTTACCGACCAGCTTGGCTGCAACCTGTGACCAACTTCCCGGTGCGCTGCCCAAATCCGCCAAAACCGTACCTGGCTTGATTAATTTGTCTTTTTGATTAATTTCCAATAATTTATAAGCCGCTCTGGCACGATATCCGTCCTTTTGTGCCATATGGACATAATGATCGTTGACATGCTCATGCAGCCATGCTTTTGAAGATTTTGAGCGTACAGCCATCTTGATTTGAAATGCTTAAGTTAAAATCAGCATTGTACGTTATTTCCCCCGTAAATGTTCTAAATCGCGTACAATATAGCCATTATTCTTTTTAATTGGATACTTATTAATATGAGCGACAACAAATTAAGCACCAAAGAAATTTTGGCCTTGAAAGCCCAAGCACACCACCTCCACCCTGTTGTTATGGTTGGCCAACAAGGCTTGACCGACTCGGTCATCAAAGAAACCGATGCCGCATTGACAGCACACGAATTGATTAAAGTCCGTGTTTCTGGCGATGATCGTGCTGAACGTATTGAAATTTGTGATGCCCTGTGTGAAACACTGGGTGCCCAACTGGTGCAACATATTGGTAAATTACTTGTTTTGTGGCGTAAAAAACCGGACGATGAATAATTTAAACTGAATAAACAGCAGAAGTATTTTCTCAACCCACTTTATCACACCCTTCTGTTGTATTTATGCAGCATAAAACAAATTATTCCATTATTCTAAGTATAAAAATACAAATCCGGTTGTCTGTTTTTGTAAATAACCTCAAAATTACAAAATCATAACGGCCGCACCTTGTCGGCCGATAATTTTATTCTTAATCCTTCACAAAATATAAAAGCAAACCGATGAATGCTCAACAATATGAAGAATCTTTTCTGCTAGCAGAAAAATTAATCACTCAAAACCCACCTGACTTTGCACGAGCCATTCCATTGCTCTGCGAAGCAGCAGAAGCCGGGCATATTGAGGCTGCATTTCAGCTGGCAGGATGCCTGATCGAACACCATGAAAATGAGCAAGATTTAGTAATTGCAGTTGAATATTTAAAACAAGCTGCAAGAGCTGGTCATCCATATGCCCGCTATAATCTTCTCCAGTTACAAGAAAATAATGGAATAGAAGTAGAAAAGCTCATTGCAACCTATCAAGAGCTTGCCGAAGAAGGATTGGCTCCTGCCCAACTGCGCCTGATGCGTTTATACGCAGACAATGGCAATGACCAAGAAGCAGTCAAATGGGCATTAAAAGCTGCCGAACAACAAAATCCTCAGGCACAATACTTCTTAGCCCAACATTACCAATACTCCAGCTCTCCTGATTTGGAATATTCCCATAAACTTTATCAGCAATCCGCTGCACAGGGATTTATTGCGGCACACTGGCAACTCGGCCTTCAATACAAATTGGGGCAAGGTGTTACACAAAATCCTGAAAAAGCCATCGAACATTTGCGTATTGCCGCCGATTACGACATTGTTCCGGCGCAAACTTCTCTTGGAGAACTCTTAGCCGCATCAAATCCTGCTGAAGCATTGAAATGGTTCGAAAAAGCTGCCGAACAAGGTGACAGTAATGCGCATGTAGCACTTGCCGAAATATATCTATTGGGTAAAAACACCGAACGAGACCCTCAAAAGGCCTATCAGCACGCTAAATTTGCTGCGGATCAAAATGATCCGGAAGGATTGCGCCTTTTAGGTGATATCTATCGCTACGGATTGGGACAAGCAGTTGATGCAGACACCGCACGTCAATATTATCAACGCTCGGCTGATTTAGGTAATCTTGTCGCTTACCAAAAACTTCTGTCTGACAGCGCATTGAATAACCAGCAAAACTATGAGCTGACGAAAGAAATCGCCCTCCAACGTCAGGAGGCTGAACGTCTATACAAGCTGGCATTTGCAGCGCACTATGGCTTAAAACGCCAACAGAATTACGCTGAAGCACTGGATCTATACCACCAATCCGCAGAACGTGGGCACAGCAAATCCCAAACCAATCTTGGCATGATGTATTACAGTGGACAAGGTGTACCTGTCGACTATGCCCAAGCTGCAAAATGGTTTGAAGCAGCAGCCAAACAAAGAGACACGATGGCTCAATATAATCTTGCCTGTCTGTATTATCACGGTATGGGCGTAGAAAAAGACATCAATAATGCTTGTTTCTGGCTGCAAGAAGCTATCCAACATGGACATGAACAGCAAGACGTTCTCAAAGAGCTTTTGGCTCAATGGAAGCAATTCGCTCAAAAAGGCTCTGCCGATTAAAGGCCGTCTGAAATTCTAACTTCCTACATAAATGGCATGTCAGAGCTAAACTAAACAGCCTGTACATGTCATTTTTTTCATTTACCCTTCCTCAATAATCGTTATCTTCAAATCCCATTCCCTCTTAATCTCTTTAAAGTCTTCAGACGGCCTACTCTCTTTGTAAAGAATCAGATAATCTAAATTTTCCCTTTCAAACCCTAAACCCAATCCAAACTTTCAATTTACAACAAAATTTTAAAAATGTTTTTCGTATTCGAATCTATTTACTCAAACACCTGATACTTTTTACTGTATCCACTCAATATCTCGATTTAAAACAAACTCTATAACTCTTTTAAA includes:
- a CDS encoding RlmE family RNA methyltransferase: MAVRSKSSKAWLHEHVNDHYVHMAQKDGYRARAAYKLLEINQKDKLIKPGTVLADLGSAPGSWSQVAAKLVGKTGAVFALDILPMDAIEGVSFIQGDFREDAVLEQFEALLDNRPLDLVICDMAPNMSGNAVTDQARSFYLCELALDFASQHLKTGGSFLVKVFQGAGYQEYTAAMREFFASVQTRKPDASRNRSSEIYLLGKNKR
- the yhbY gene encoding ribosome assembly RNA-binding protein YhbY; the protein is MSDNKLSTKEILALKAQAHHLHPVVMVGQQGLTDSVIKETDAALTAHELIKVRVSGDDRAERIEICDALCETLGAQLVQHIGKLLVLWRKKPDDE
- a CDS encoding tetratricopeptide repeat protein, encoding MNAQQYEESFLLAEKLITQNPPDFARAIPLLCEAAEAGHIEAAFQLAGCLIEHHENEQDLVIAVEYLKQAARAGHPYARYNLLQLQENNGIEVEKLIATYQELAEEGLAPAQLRLMRLYADNGNDQEAVKWALKAAEQQNPQAQYFLAQHYQYSSSPDLEYSHKLYQQSAAQGFIAAHWQLGLQYKLGQGVTQNPEKAIEHLRIAADYDIVPAQTSLGELLAASNPAEALKWFEKAAEQGDSNAHVALAEIYLLGKNTERDPQKAYQHAKFAADQNDPEGLRLLGDIYRYGLGQAVDADTARQYYQRSADLGNLVAYQKLLSDSALNNQQNYELTKEIALQRQEAERLYKLAFAAHYGLKRQQNYAEALDLYHQSAERGHSKSQTNLGMMYYSGQGVPVDYAQAAKWFEAAAKQRDTMAQYNLACLYYHGMGVEKDINNACFWLQEAIQHGHEQQDVLKELLAQWKQFAQKGSAD